The Acetobacteroides hydrogenigenes nucleotide sequence TATACCGTTTGTGTATAATTCTGAAATCCAGGATAAACTCAATACGAATAAAGGGCATATAAAAAATTCATTTCTCCCATTTTCAGACTCGTCAGCGGTGATCTCGTTCAAAGAAAGAGGTGCTGTTATTGTTGGAAGGAATGGGATTGTTAGCTACAAGTATCCAAATCAGAGAAACCTGGTTCTTGTCGACTACTCTAAGGGCAATCCATTTATATCGTTTCACTATCAGAACTCGATTACTGAGAGTAATGTGGAGGTATTAGACTCAAAAAAGCCTCCGCTGGTTCTTCGTTTGGGGTTGGCACCAACTCATCTTTATGCTATTAGGCTAAAGAACGGCAATAAGGTTTTTTCTTTAGATCGAATTGTTTACGTAGTTGGGGATGGATGGGTGAAAAAGTATGAAATGGAGAATGCGGTGACAGGAATTTACGAAGATCGGGATTCGCATATCTGGCTTTCTGTTAATGGGCATGGTGCATATTGCTATTCGAAAGAGAACTTTACGGAAAAGCCACTGTTGAGAATTCTTGAAAAGGAGGTAGTAACGTCGATACTTCAGGATAGGGAGAATTCTTTTTGGTTTTCGACGCTAAATTCAGGTGTTTTTTTTGCTCCTTCTTTATCTTTCCTTAATTACACCACGAAAAGTGGCTTACTTTCGGATAAAATTACGAAAGTAACGAGTACTGGAGATGACGTATGGGTGGGCTATGCCGACGGGTTTGTATCTAAGATTAGCGAAAACGGTTCTATAAAGCATTTTGCTAGTAAAGGTAGTAACTCGGTTAGCGTTAAGGATCTTTGTTTCTTTAAGGACGATAACACTGTTTGGGTTTGCTCTGATATTCTTTACCTAATTAAAAATAGCAATGTAAATCCTGTTGAAAAGAGACTTGTAGCAGGTAATAAAAATCCAAACTATGCGCTACTCCCTCGTGCTCTCGAAAAATCTCGCGATGGTGGAGTTTGGATTGCCTCTAATAGAGGTTTTAAAAAGGTTAAAGATGGAAAAGTAGTTTATGATTCTCACGAAACAGGTGATTTTTCAGGCGTAGTATACTCTCTAGACGAAGAAAATAATGGAGACCTGTGGATTGCTTCAAATGCGCTATTCCTTTACTCAAAGGGGAAGGTTCGGCAAATAGCCGAAAAGAATCCATTGTTGAATACGAGCATCATAAAGGGGAAGATTAATGAGTTTGACAACCGATTTTGGTTTGGAACCAAGAGTAATGGAGTCATAGTTTTTACAGGTAAAAAGTTTGTTCAGATAAAGGGACTTCAGTCTAATAACGTGTCGAGTTTTGATTTTAGGAAAAATCAAGTATGGGTTGGAACAAACTGTGGTGTAGATTGTATCACTATTGATCAAGTTGAACCAATTCGTTATCGGATTAAGCACTATAACACCTCACATGGGCTTATTAGCGATGATGTAAAAGACATTTGCATATCTGGCGATCGAGTATTTCTTGCTACATTCTCTGGCTTGTCATGTTTTGATATCTCTAAGGATGTGGATAATAAGGTAGCCCCTGCTGTTCGTATTTCATCGATGAGGGTGAACGATAAGGATATGAACTTTCATCGATTGTTAATGCTTAATCATGATCAAAACTTTATTGATATATCCTTTAACGCTTTTACCTATAAGCGAAAGGGTGACGTTCGTTACCGTTATAAGGTAGAGGGGTTGAGCGATAAGTGGTTTTATACTACAGAAGAAACAATTAGGTTATACAAACTTCCCCCTGGTGATTATAGGTTAACTATTGCAGCAGAAAATAATGATCGTGTTTGGTCAAATAACCCCGCCTCTGTTCGCTTTTCGATTGCGAAACCATTTTGGTCAACATACTGGTTTAACGGATTATGCCTTATTGTAATTGCTCTTATTGCTTTTGCTATTTTCCGTACGCGTTTGCGCATCGTTCAGAAAATTAGTATGCACGAGCAAAAGGAAAATCTGTGGAAAAATCAGAGTCTTAGCTTGCAGATGAATCCTCATTTTATATTCAACACCCTTAATTCGATACAGCTATACATACTAAAATGCGATGTAGATTCATCGTTGCACTATCTCTCAAAGTTTTCTAGTTTGATGAGAAAAACGCTAGAGAACTCCAGTAAGATGAATATTACGCTGAAAGAAGAGTTGGAATCTCTCGAACTTTACCTTGAACTCGAATCGCTTCGCTGTGAAGGAAAGTTTTTATACCGTATAGAGTGCGATCCAAGTATTTCTCTTGCCGATAGCTATATTCCTACACTGCTAATTCAACCGTATGTAGAAAACTCCATATGGCATGGTATCATGCCTAAGGCAAGTAGTGGACATATTCTTATAAAGATTCAGAACGTAGGAGCGTTTATAAAGTGCAGCATTACGGATGACGGGATTGGTCGCGTGAAGTCGCAGGAAATCCAGAGGATGAGCTTAGTTAGAAGACATAAATCGTTTGCAACCAAGATTACAAGCAGTCGTATAGAAATTCTAAAATCGCTATATAGCAAAGATTTTAGTCTCGAGTATGTGGACAAATACGATAATGATGGTAATGCTTTAGGAACCGAGGTAATTCTTATATTTCCTCGAGATTATATCACAGTTAGACATGTAACCCAAATTGTTGAATAGCAGTATGGACGCGATAAAGGCAATTATAGTGGATGACGAACGAGCAGCAGTGGAATCGCTTAGCATCATGCTTGAGAAGTATTGTGATGACTTGAGCGTTGTTGCAACTGCTTTATCGGTAAGCGAAGCAAAAAGGGAAATTGTAAGGTATATGCCCGATGTTGTTTTTCTGGACATTATGATGCCCGAGGGGTCGGGTTTTGACATATTAGAAGAACTTCCTGATCGAAGTTTTGATATTGTTTTTGTGACAGCATACAATGATTTGGCGATAAAGGCACTAAAGTATTGTGCTATTGATTTTATTCAAAAACCGGTTTGTAAGGATGAACTTACAAAGGCTATCGAAAAGGTGAAGAATAACAAGGGAATAGTTAGGAATTCTTCGCTACAATATGCCGTTTTGTTCGAAAACTTGGGGAACGAACTTCCCCAAAAGCTATGCTTAACAACACCATCAGGTGTTGAAGTTGTAGATATAGAACAAGTAATAGCCTTTGAAGCAGTAGAGGATGGGGTTGTTGCTCATATTCTTAATGGTAGAACTGTAGAGTCGGATAAGGGTATTGATGATCTTGAGGATACGGTGATCGACAATCTGTTTTTCAGAGTAACTAATGAACTTTTGCTGAACCTCAAGAATGTAGAGATTATCTCTAAGAATGAAATATTTATGCGTGGTGGTCTCTGCTTTAAGGTGCCTACGGATAGGATTGGTGATATAAAAATAAGATATGGTAATCCGCCTTATTAATTGGCTAGTTTGTTAACTTTGTAGCTAATTTTGATAATATTGGGACGATTACTTGCAATTGATTATGGGAGAAAGAGAGTCGGTATAGCGGTTACCGATCCAATGCAGCTAATTGCAACGGGGCTTTGTACAATCCCAGCGAATGAAATAATTGCTTTCTTAAAGAACTACCTAAGTAAAGAAAGCGTAGATTGTATTGTTGTTGGGCTGCCTAAGCAGATGAACAACAGCGATTCGGAGTCGATGGTTTACATAAAACCTTTTCTTAAGCTGCTTGCCAAACATTTTCCTGAAACTAAGGTTGATGCATACGATGAGCGCTTTACATCGAAAATTGCTCAACAAGCGATATTAGATGGAGGTGTGAAAAAGATGGATCGTCGAGAGAAATCGCTGGTGGATATGGTTAGCGCTACGATCATCCTGCAGTCGTACATGCAAAGTAAGGAGTTACGAAAATTTTGAAACAAATGATACTGCCAATTTATGTTTATGGATCGCCTGTGCTAAAGAAGGTAGCAGGGAATATCGATCCAAACTACGAAGGGTTAGAAGCCTTCTTAAAGGATATGTGGGAGACAATGTACCATGCAGACGGAGTGGGGCTCGCAGCGCCTCAGGTTGGAAAGTCGGTTAGGGTGTTTGTTATAGATGGAAGCGGATTTGCAGAAGAAGACCCTCGATTGGAGAATTTTAAGAAAACGTTCATCAACGCTCAAATATTGGAGCGTAGCGGAGAGCCTTGGCCTTTTAACGAGGGGTGCTTAAGCCTACCCGGTTTGCGCGAGGATGTTTATCGTGAGTCTTCCATAAAGATTAAGTATCAGGATGAAAACTTCGTAGAGCATGTAGAAGTATATGATGGCATAGCGGCACGAATTATTCAGCATGAGTACGACCATCTGGATGGGATACTTTTTGTTGATCGCCTTTCTCCGTTGAGAAAAAGGCTTGTAAAGGGTAAGCTAACTGCTATGGCAAAGGGCAAGTTTAGTGCCGACTATAAGTGTAAGCAAGGATAGCAAGAAATTTTGCGGCGATGAAAATAATAATTGCAGGAGCAGGCGAAGTGGGAACGCATCTCGCTAAGATGCTGAGCTACGAGTATCACGACCTAGTGGTAATTGATGACGATGAGCAGCGCAGAAAGCAGCTTGCTTTAAATGTAGATGTGCCATGTATTGCAGGAAGCCCGTCTTCATTTGAAATGCTTTCGCAGGCAGGGGTAGAGAAGGCTGATCTTTTTATTGCCGTCACCCCTTCTGAGGAAACTAATATCATTTCGGCATCGCTTGCAAAAAGGCTTGGAGCTCGAAAGGTAATTGCTCGTATAGATAAAAATGAGTATCTGCTACCTAGCAACAAGGAGGTATTTGTAGATATGGGCATTGACTATCTTTACTATCCAGAAAAAATTGCTGGTCGAGAGGTGGTCGATCTTCTTAGCCAATCCTTCTCAACAGAATTTGTCGATTTTGCCAATAAAAAGCTGAAGCTAATCGTCTTTAAGCTCGAAGATTCATCTCCAATTATTAATAAAACATTGCTGCAGGCAACTGCATCTCGAACCAATTTAAACTATAGGGCTGTTGCTATCTCGCGTAATGGCGAGACAATAATACCAACAGCCACCGAGCGGTTTAAGGTTGGCGATATTATTTATGTTATTACCAACGAAGCTGGAGCTCCAGAACTGGTTAGGTATACGGGGAAGTCGCCATTAGAGATAAAGAACGTGATGATTCTTGGTGGAAGCCGTATTGGAATTTGGATTGCCCGAGATCTGGAGAATAAGGTTGGGGTAAAGATGGTGGAGATTAGCCGCGATCGTTGTCAGAAGCTTGTAGATGAACTTCCACATACGCTGGTGCTTAACGGTGATGGCCGTAACTCCGACTTCCTGATAGAGGAAGGCCTTGAGCATGTTGATGCCTTTATTGCAGTTACCGGTAATTCGGAAATCAACATATTGGCTTGTATGCTTGCAAAGCGCTTGGGCGTTCGGAAAACGATTGCCGAAATCGAGAATCTCGACTACATTAAGCTTGCCGAAAGTGTTGGCGTAGATACGGTGATCAACAAAAAGTTGATAACTGCCGGACGCATCTTCCGATTTACTATGAGTACCGATGTTCAATCGATTAAGGTGCTTTCGGGATCGGATGCCGAGGTTATGGAGTTCATCGTAAAGCCAAGTAGTCCTGCCGTTCGTGGTCCGGTTAAAACAATTAACTTCCCTAAGGATGCCATGATTGGAGGCTTGGTTCGTGGCGATTTGAGCATAATTGTTACAGGAGATACCGTTATCCTGCCCTACGATAGGGTGGTGGTGTTTGCGCTGCCGTCGGCAATCAATAAGATAGGACGATATTTCAACTAGAATAGAAAAGGAGGATGACGCAAATCCTCCTTTTTTGGCTGCGCATTTGGCCTGTCCTATATGCGCCTTTTTAAAAAGAATACAGAATGACAGCATTAGAGATGTACGAAAAATCGGTAACGGGGAAGAAGGCTTTGGTTATTTTTTCAGGAGGGCAGGATAGCACAACCTGTTTGCTTTGGGCCCTTAAGCGTTTTGATGAGGTACGCGCCATTAGCTATCGCTATGGGCAGCGGCATGATGTAGAGCTGGACTTAGCCGCTGATATCTGCGCTCAGCTGGGGGTAGTGCAAACAGTCGTAGATCTATCGGCCCAATTTGCAGAGCTCAACGAGTCGGCATTGCTTACCGCTACCGAAGACGTGAACGAGGAAACCTCGCGTGGGCTTCCAGCTTCGTTTGTTCCTAACCGAAACCTTATATTTTTGGTATACGCCCACACTTTTGCTCAAAAAATTGGGTTTGACACGCTGGTTACTGGTGTTTGCCAAACCGACTATTCGGGCTATCCCGACTGTCGCTACGACTTTGTTCAGGCGGCTAAGAGCACCATGAATATGGCTAGCGAGGTGAACATAGAGGTTGAAACGCCAATTATGTGGCTTAATAAGGCTGAAACGTTTATGCTTGCTGATCTTTGCGGTGGGATTGATATCATCGTAGGTAAAACGCTTACCTGCTATAATGCAGAACTTACCATGAACCGCTACGGCTTTGGCTGCGGTAAGTGCAACGCCTGTTTACTAAGAGAAAAGGGCTACGACGAGTATGTTGCTATGAAAAGGTAGCGTTACAGTACGAGTTTATAAAAAAAGCGTAGGCGATTATTCGTCTACGCTTTTTTTATAAACTCATACTTCTGCTACTTAATGGTTACGGGCTCTACGGAGTATCCTTTCTTTTTTAAGAGCTCAACAACCCCGTTGCTTCCGGGTAAGTGTGCGGCACCAACAGCAACAAAGGCTCCTCCGTTGCCAATTATCTTCTCTAGGCGAGGAATCCAGCTTACGTTTCGATCGGTGATTAGCACTTGGCTAAACTGGGGAAAGTCCTTGTTTGACTTTTCCGTTAGCTCAGCAATCTTGTTGAGCTGCTGGTTTGTGTAGGCGTTGAGCAGCTGCTGGTACTCCTCTCTTGCCTTATTCATGTCCGACACCATCTCTACCAGCTGCTTTGCTTGTTGCTCCATTGGCAGCTTGTCGAAGGCGTCAACCTGTTCGGCAACGGTTTCG carries:
- a CDS encoding sensor histidine kinase; amino-acid sequence: MTRFLGVLLYLTFSLLSLSVEAQIPFLRQYTVSEGLPTNEVFCVYQDYKGCVWFATAYGVCWFDGRHFFSAENPKEFRNSSILEIKEDHKKQLWFVSLKGNLYYQKSDRVIPFVYNSEIQDKLNTNKGHIKNSFLPFSDSSAVISFKERGAVIVGRNGIVSYKYPNQRNLVLVDYSKGNPFISFHYQNSITESNVEVLDSKKPPLVLRLGLAPTHLYAIRLKNGNKVFSLDRIVYVVGDGWVKKYEMENAVTGIYEDRDSHIWLSVNGHGAYCYSKENFTEKPLLRILEKEVVTSILQDRENSFWFSTLNSGVFFAPSLSFLNYTTKSGLLSDKITKVTSTGDDVWVGYADGFVSKISENGSIKHFASKGSNSVSVKDLCFFKDDNTVWVCSDILYLIKNSNVNPVEKRLVAGNKNPNYALLPRALEKSRDGGVWIASNRGFKKVKDGKVVYDSHETGDFSGVVYSLDEENNGDLWIASNALFLYSKGKVRQIAEKNPLLNTSIIKGKINEFDNRFWFGTKSNGVIVFTGKKFVQIKGLQSNNVSSFDFRKNQVWVGTNCGVDCITIDQVEPIRYRIKHYNTSHGLISDDVKDICISGDRVFLATFSGLSCFDISKDVDNKVAPAVRISSMRVNDKDMNFHRLLMLNHDQNFIDISFNAFTYKRKGDVRYRYKVEGLSDKWFYTTEETIRLYKLPPGDYRLTIAAENNDRVWSNNPASVRFSIAKPFWSTYWFNGLCLIVIALIAFAIFRTRLRIVQKISMHEQKENLWKNQSLSLQMNPHFIFNTLNSIQLYILKCDVDSSLHYLSKFSSLMRKTLENSSKMNITLKEELESLELYLELESLRCEGKFLYRIECDPSISLADSYIPTLLIQPYVENSIWHGIMPKASSGHILIKIQNVGAFIKCSITDDGIGRVKSQEIQRMSLVRRHKSFATKITSSRIEILKSLYSKDFSLEYVDKYDNDGNALGTEVILIFPRDYITVRHVTQIVE
- a CDS encoding LytR/AlgR family response regulator transcription factor, translating into MDAIKAIIVDDERAAVESLSIMLEKYCDDLSVVATALSVSEAKREIVRYMPDVVFLDIMMPEGSGFDILEELPDRSFDIVFVTAYNDLAIKALKYCAIDFIQKPVCKDELTKAIEKVKNNKGIVRNSSLQYAVLFENLGNELPQKLCLTTPSGVEVVDIEQVIAFEAVEDGVVAHILNGRTVESDKGIDDLEDTVIDNLFFRVTNELLLNLKNVEIISKNEIFMRGGLCFKVPTDRIGDIKIRYGNPPY
- the ruvX gene encoding Holliday junction resolvase RuvX: MGRLLAIDYGRKRVGIAVTDPMQLIATGLCTIPANEIIAFLKNYLSKESVDCIVVGLPKQMNNSDSESMVYIKPFLKLLAKHFPETKVDAYDERFTSKIAQQAILDGGVKKMDRREKSLVDMVSATIILQSYMQSKELRKF
- the def gene encoding peptide deformylase, with amino-acid sequence MILPIYVYGSPVLKKVAGNIDPNYEGLEAFLKDMWETMYHADGVGLAAPQVGKSVRVFVIDGSGFAEEDPRLENFKKTFINAQILERSGEPWPFNEGCLSLPGLREDVYRESSIKIKYQDENFVEHVEVYDGIAARIIQHEYDHLDGILFVDRLSPLRKRLVKGKLTAMAKGKFSADYKCKQG
- the trkA gene encoding Trk system potassium transporter TrkA; protein product: MKIIIAGAGEVGTHLAKMLSYEYHDLVVIDDDEQRRKQLALNVDVPCIAGSPSSFEMLSQAGVEKADLFIAVTPSEETNIISASLAKRLGARKVIARIDKNEYLLPSNKEVFVDMGIDYLYYPEKIAGREVVDLLSQSFSTEFVDFANKKLKLIVFKLEDSSPIINKTLLQATASRTNLNYRAVAISRNGETIIPTATERFKVGDIIYVITNEAGAPELVRYTGKSPLEIKNVMILGGSRIGIWIARDLENKVGVKMVEISRDRCQKLVDELPHTLVLNGDGRNSDFLIEEGLEHVDAFIAVTGNSEINILACMLAKRLGVRKTIAEIENLDYIKLAESVGVDTVINKKLITAGRIFRFTMSTDVQSIKVLSGSDAEVMEFIVKPSSPAVRGPVKTINFPKDAMIGGLVRGDLSIIVTGDTVILPYDRVVVFALPSAINKIGRYFN
- the queC gene encoding 7-cyano-7-deazaguanine synthase QueC, which gives rise to MTALEMYEKSVTGKKALVIFSGGQDSTTCLLWALKRFDEVRAISYRYGQRHDVELDLAADICAQLGVVQTVVDLSAQFAELNESALLTATEDVNEETSRGLPASFVPNRNLIFLVYAHTFAQKIGFDTLVTGVCQTDYSGYPDCRYDFVQAAKSTMNMASEVNIEVETPIMWLNKAETFMLADLCGGIDIIVGKTLTCYNAELTMNRYGFGCGKCNACLLREKGYDEYVAMKR